The following coding sequences are from one Bacteroidales bacterium window:
- a CDS encoding YfiR/HmsC family protein → MRQKLVLCLFFALLYNNVGLFSQTLVSNKERAGYIYEFIRQINWPNESSLGSIKMGVLDNSGNLTQEIRDKVAEAGKIRNKSINVLQLENLENLPVFQIIYLNKEWTPNVNVDSLMKQLQGKSTLLMTEAGQFRASMINFLIAQDGKMRYELNEDLLKKEGFTYSRILPFVAIKTKEDWESLFKETKEELDHEKEITSRQKKEIEEQELEIQRQQEEIQEQTLKISRQQEEIEIQQTRLTGLSKDISAKQEEIRKQDVAIEQQQQLLTQKQLELEEQNRINNEEITAKKSEIDSLSKQISIQLEKLHMQNVIILLGGLLVLFLSAFGIYIFINFRQKQRINRILQAKNEEIQKQNEEIKRQHQIVSEQRDKIAHQNKEITDSIIYARRIQSAVLPAKNMMRQYFDMFIFYRPRDIVSGDFYWMSQKEDKLIIVAADCTGHGVPGAFMSMLGIAFLNEIVSNEVDVYANNILNRLRENIIKSLNQTGKSEFESKDGMDIALCVLDYPSMTLQYAGAYNPLIMIRNNELIEIKADKMPVAYFDHGKETFTNHLVPLIPGDCLYMFSDGYADQFGGPNEKKFSSRRLKNSLLEIQDKTIKEQEEYMAKEYDKWKGDNEQIDDVLLIGIKI, encoded by the coding sequence ATGAGGCAAAAATTGGTTTTGTGTTTATTTTTTGCCTTATTATATAATAATGTTGGTTTATTTTCACAAACACTTGTAAGTAATAAAGAGCGGGCAGGGTATATCTATGAGTTTATCAGACAAATTAATTGGCCTAATGAGTCCTCGTTAGGATCAATAAAGATGGGGGTTTTAGATAATTCCGGAAATCTGACACAAGAGATCCGGGATAAAGTAGCTGAAGCCGGAAAGATCCGTAATAAGTCGATAAATGTATTGCAACTAGAGAATTTAGAGAACCTGCCCGTTTTTCAGATCATTTATCTTAATAAAGAATGGACACCCAATGTAAATGTGGATAGTCTGATGAAACAATTACAGGGTAAAAGTACTTTATTGATGACAGAAGCGGGACAATTCCGGGCATCAATGATTAATTTTTTGATTGCTCAGGATGGGAAAATGCGCTATGAGTTAAATGAAGATCTTTTGAAAAAGGAAGGATTTACTTATTCGCGTATACTTCCTTTTGTTGCCATTAAAACAAAGGAAGATTGGGAAAGCCTGTTCAAAGAAACAAAGGAAGAGTTGGATCATGAGAAAGAGATTACTTCACGTCAGAAAAAAGAAATTGAAGAACAGGAACTTGAAATACAAAGGCAACAGGAAGAAATTCAGGAACAAACATTAAAAATCAGCCGGCAACAGGAGGAAATTGAAATCCAGCAGACACGATTGACCGGTTTATCGAAAGACATATCTGCTAAGCAGGAAGAAATCAGGAAGCAGGATGTTGCTATTGAACAGCAACAACAATTATTGACTCAAAAGCAACTTGAGCTGGAGGAACAAAACCGTATTAACAATGAAGAAATTACCGCAAAGAAATCAGAGATTGACAGTTTAAGTAAACAAATTAGTATACAACTGGAAAAATTGCATATGCAGAATGTGATTATCCTTTTAGGAGGATTGTTGGTACTATTCCTATCTGCATTCGGGATTTATATTTTCATAAATTTCAGGCAAAAACAACGGATCAACCGGATTCTTCAGGCTAAAAATGAAGAAATCCAGAAACAAAATGAAGAAATCAAACGGCAACACCAGATCGTATCGGAACAACGGGATAAAATAGCACATCAGAATAAGGAAATCACAGACAGTATTATTTATGCACGACGAATTCAGAGTGCTGTGCTTCCTGCGAAGAATATGATGCGCCAGTATTTTGATATGTTCATCTTTTACAGGCCCCGGGATATTGTAAGTGGTGATTTTTACTGGATGTCACAGAAAGAAGATAAACTAATCATTGTTGCAGCAGATTGTACCGGACATGGTGTACCGGGAGCATTCATGAGTATGTTAGGCATCGCATTCCTGAATGAGATTGTCAGTAATGAAGTAGATGTGTATGCTAACAATATACTAAATCGTTTGAGGGAAAATATCATAAAATCTTTGAATCAAACCGGGAAATCCGAGTTTGAATCAAAAGACGGGATGGATATAGCCTTGTGTGTGCTAGATTACCCAAGCATGACACTTCAGTATGCCGGTGCATATAATCCGCTGATCATGATCCGGAATAACGAATTGATAGAGATAAAGGCAGATAAGATGCCTGTCGCCTATTTTGATCATGGGAAGGAAACATTCACCAATCATTTGGTTCCACTTATACCGGGTGATTGTTTATACATGTTTTCGGATGGTTACGCCGATCAATTCGGTGGCCCTAATGAGAAAAAATTTTCATCGAGGAGGCTAAAAAACTCTTTATTGGAAATACAGGATAAGACCATCAAAGAACAGGAAGAGTACATGGCAAAAGAATATGATAAATGGAAGGGTGACAATGAGCAAATAGATGATGTGCTATTGATAGGCATCAAGATATGA
- a CDS encoding GNAT family N-acetyltransferase yields the protein MKDIIAPVDKRSILRELTPDKFLRRTNRLNNHLYVVTALDSPNIMREIGRLRELSFRYAGGGTGEEVDIDHYDTAENPYKQLIVWDTEHEEILGGYRYHICDKSYVDKERNINLATAELFTFSDKFIKEYLPYTIELGRSFVQPAFQSTNRFGRGIYSLDNLWDGLGALVVKNPDKKYFLGKVTMYTSYNIEARNMILYFLDKHFGDKEKLIYPRENLALNPVIDPNEMARIFVGKSYEDDYKTLFQKVRCYGENIPPLINSYMNLSPSMRTFGTAINPYFGDVEETGLMITISDLYGDKVKRYVTSFESQEE from the coding sequence ATGAAAGACATCATAGCACCTGTTGATAAGAGGTCAATATTAAGGGAATTAACCCCGGATAAGTTTTTGAGAAGAACCAATCGGTTAAATAATCATTTATATGTAGTTACAGCCCTTGATTCTCCTAATATCATGCGTGAAATAGGACGGTTAAGGGAATTGTCCTTTCGTTATGCCGGCGGAGGAACAGGAGAAGAAGTGGATATCGATCATTATGATACCGCTGAAAATCCATACAAACAATTGATCGTATGGGATACTGAACATGAAGAGATACTTGGGGGATACAGGTACCATATTTGTGATAAGTCGTACGTGGATAAAGAGAGGAATATCAATCTGGCAACTGCCGAATTATTTACTTTTTCCGATAAATTTATTAAAGAATATTTACCATACACAATTGAATTGGGGCGGTCTTTTGTCCAACCAGCTTTCCAGTCGACTAATCGTTTTGGAAGAGGCATCTATTCATTAGATAACTTATGGGATGGTTTGGGAGCATTAGTCGTGAAAAATCCGGATAAGAAATATTTTTTAGGAAAGGTAACTATGTATACCTCATATAATATTGAGGCGCGTAATATGATCCTTTATTTTCTGGATAAACATTTTGGAGACAAGGAAAAACTGATATATCCCCGTGAAAACTTGGCCTTGAATCCTGTAATTGATCCCAATGAGATGGCTCGGATTTTCGTAGGGAAATCATATGAAGATGATTATAAGACGTTATTCCAAAAAGTTCGTTGTTATGGGGAGAATATACCTCCTTTGATCAACTCATATATGAATCTGTCCCCGTCTATGCGTACTTTTGGCACTGCTATTAATCCTTATTTTGGAGATGTGGAAGAAACCGGACTGATGATCACTATCAGCGATCTTTACGGCGATAAGGTAAAAAGATATGTAACTTCTTTTGAGTCGCAGGAGGAATAA
- a CDS encoding sugar O-acetyltransferase: MKSEKEKMLAGEIYDPGDKELITRWHLAKKLMQQYNQTDTTNSKLLNNILDQLLGSRGENVWIAAPFFVDYGENIHIGNNCEINMNCVFLDCNKITIGDHSGIGPNVQIYAVTHPLNPNERLSWNDDGSFPFWKTFSSPVTIGKNVWIGGGSVILPGVTIGDYSTIGAGSVVTRSIPAHCLAVGNPCKVVKYME, from the coding sequence ATGAAAAGCGAAAAAGAAAAAATGTTGGCAGGAGAGATATATGATCCGGGTGATAAAGAACTTATTACCAGATGGCATTTAGCAAAGAAATTAATGCAACAGTATAATCAGACAGACACTACAAATAGCAAATTATTGAATAATATCCTTGATCAATTACTGGGATCCAGAGGTGAAAACGTGTGGATTGCAGCTCCTTTTTTTGTGGATTACGGTGAAAATATCCATATCGGGAACAATTGTGAAATCAATATGAATTGCGTTTTTCTTGATTGCAATAAAATAACGATCGGCGACCATTCCGGAATAGGCCCCAATGTCCAAATCTATGCAGTTACCCATCCTTTGAATCCAAACGAACGGCTTTCATGGAATGATGATGGCTCTTTTCCTTTCTGGAAAACATTTTCCAGTCCTGTAACGATTGGAAAAAATGTGTGGATAGGGGGAGGAAGTGTGATCTTACCGGGAGTAACAATTGGTGATTATAGTACGATCGGCGCAGGGAGTGTAGTAACGCGATCTATCCCCGCTCATTGCCTGGCTGTAGGAAATCCCTGCAAGGTGGTCAAATACATGGAATAA
- the thiE gene encoding thiamine phosphate synthase, producing MMSFDLSLYLVTDRSLSKGREIEWIVEQAVKGGVTMVQLREKSCTTREFVNLAIRLKKKLQHVNVPLIINDRLDIVLASDADGLHIGQGDMPYNIARRILGYGKIIGLSVENMEQAHQANSMDVDYIGISPVYSTDTKTDTHVPFELEGIRQVMSFTNHPAVAIGGIGPSNAAHIIDAGANGIAVVSAIVSSPDPESAAKKLKSIVSEHLKQ from the coding sequence ATTATGTCATTCGATCTGAGTTTATATCTGGTTACAGACCGTTCCCTGTCAAAAGGAAGAGAAATCGAATGGATTGTGGAACAGGCTGTAAAAGGTGGAGTGACTATGGTGCAATTACGTGAAAAATCATGCACTACACGTGAATTTGTCAACTTGGCTATCCGATTGAAAAAGAAGCTGCAGCACGTCAATGTACCATTAATCATTAATGACCGGCTGGATATTGTCTTGGCATCAGATGCCGATGGACTGCACATAGGACAGGGCGATATGCCCTATAACATTGCCCGCCGGATCTTAGGTTATGGAAAAATTATCGGATTATCGGTAGAAAATATGGAACAGGCTCACCAGGCAAATTCAATGGATGTTGACTATATTGGTATTTCTCCTGTGTACAGTACAGATACCAAAACCGATACCCATGTTCCATTTGAACTGGAAGGAATACGGCAAGTGATGTCATTCACCAACCATCCGGCTGTTGCCATTGGTGGAATAGGACCGTCGAATGCTGCCCATATCATAGATGCCGGAGCCAATGGAATCGCAGTTGTCTCAGCCATTGTTTCATCCCCGGATCCTGAAAGTGCTGCAAAAAAATTGAAATCAATTGTATCTGAACACTTAAAACAATAG
- a CDS encoding helix-hairpin-helix domain-containing protein produces MSWKDDLKKYLGFSRSERYGIITLCSLILAALIIKICLPLWIKDRPYDSSAYEEELGLYRKRVDSVQRNHLPDETPLPLVEVTYFYFDPNTITDHEWKKLGFNDRQIRNIRNYQSKGGSFKKKEDLKKLYTVPAVLYASVEPYIQITRDKAEYLEASHTTSVSEVKNDGFSLKTANKDVKIELNSADSALLTALPGIGPVFASRIIKYRNLIGGFENVEQLNEVYGISPDLFTRISPLLSIDRSMIRKIDINRASYRELIGHPYLNDEQVRGILHYRKLQDSIGTLDELVRNHIIKQDLSDRIRPYISY; encoded by the coding sequence ATGTCTTGGAAGGACGATCTGAAAAAATACCTGGGGTTTTCCCGTTCCGAACGTTATGGGATTATAACGTTATGCAGTTTGATATTGGCAGCACTTATCATAAAAATATGTTTGCCTTTATGGATAAAAGATCGTCCCTACGACAGTAGTGCTTATGAAGAGGAGTTGGGGTTGTACAGAAAGCGTGTAGATTCTGTACAAAGAAATCATTTGCCGGATGAAACTCCGCTTCCATTAGTTGAAGTAACTTATTTTTATTTTGATCCTAATACAATAACGGATCACGAATGGAAAAAGTTGGGGTTTAATGACCGGCAGATACGGAATATACGGAACTACCAATCTAAAGGAGGAAGTTTTAAAAAGAAAGAAGACCTCAAGAAATTATACACTGTTCCTGCTGTTTTGTATGCATCTGTAGAGCCATATATCCAAATCACCAGAGATAAGGCGGAATATCTTGAGGCGTCCCACACTACTTCGGTTTCCGAGGTGAAAAATGATGGATTCTCTTTAAAAACGGCTAACAAAGATGTCAAAATAGAACTGAATTCTGCCGATAGTGCTCTGTTAACAGCTTTGCCCGGTATAGGGCCGGTATTTGCCTCCCGGATCATTAAATACAGGAATTTAATCGGAGGTTTTGAAAATGTTGAACAATTGAACGAGGTATATGGTATTTCTCCGGATTTATTCACCAGGATATCCCCACTATTGTCCATCGATCGTTCAATGATAAGGAAAATAGATATTAACAGGGCTTCATACAGGGAATTGATAGGTCATCCTTATTTGAATGACGAGCAGGTCCGGGGAATTCTTCACTACCGGAAATTACAGGATTCCATCGGTACACTGGATGAATTGGTCAGGAATCATATTATTAAACAGGATCTTTCAGATAGGATCAGGCCATATATTTCGTATTGA
- the hflK gene encoding FtsH protease activity modulator HflK — MYYQQQFDNFSLPPFVRKLLSRIKTIILVVILLILVWSGFFQVGTEEVGVITRFGKFTRLVQPGLNFKIPFFESVTKVAVERQQKLEFGFRTVPGNSRSDYTKRGTSDESLMLTGDLNLADVEWVVQFRIDDPYQYLFMVRNPEGTLRDISEAVVRQVVGDRTVNEVLTVGRTDISQTVKELVQNLCKEYSLGIKIEQVVLQDVNPPDPVKAAFNAVNEAQQEKETMINKAKSEYNRVIPHARGEAQETVQKAEGYATARVNNALGEATRFNLLYQEYIKAPDVTKRRIYLETMQKVLPNMNNKIITDQDGNNVLPLLQMQLSKKTSGQ, encoded by the coding sequence ATGTATTATCAACAGCAGTTCGACAATTTTTCACTTCCTCCTTTTGTCAGGAAACTTTTAAGCAGAATAAAAACAATTATCCTGGTTGTTATTCTTCTGATACTAGTCTGGAGCGGATTTTTTCAAGTCGGGACGGAAGAGGTCGGCGTGATCACCCGTTTCGGAAAGTTTACCAGACTGGTACAACCTGGTTTGAATTTTAAAATTCCTTTTTTTGAATCGGTAACTAAGGTCGCTGTTGAACGGCAGCAAAAACTGGAATTCGGATTTAGGACAGTTCCCGGGAATTCCCGTTCCGATTATACCAAGAGAGGTACTTCTGATGAGTCGTTGATGTTGACTGGGGATCTGAATCTGGCTGATGTGGAATGGGTAGTACAATTCAGGATCGATGATCCTTACCAGTATCTTTTTATGGTGAGAAATCCGGAGGGTACCTTACGTGATATTTCTGAGGCAGTGGTCCGGCAGGTAGTAGGTGACAGGACTGTGAATGAGGTACTGACAGTTGGCCGTACCGATATATCCCAGACAGTGAAGGAACTGGTTCAGAATCTGTGTAAGGAATATTCACTGGGTATCAAGATTGAACAGGTGGTACTGCAGGATGTAAATCCACCTGATCCTGTAAAAGCAGCGTTTAATGCGGTAAATGAGGCCCAACAGGAAAAAGAGACCATGATCAACAAGGCAAAATCGGAATATAACCGTGTAATTCCCCATGCCCGTGGAGAAGCTCAGGAAACAGTGCAAAAGGCAGAGGGATATGCGACTGCAAGGGTCAACAATGCACTTGGTGAGGCTACCCGCTTCAATCTGCTTTATCAAGAATACATCAAAGCGCCTGATGTGACCAAACGTCGTATATATCTTGAAACCATGCAAAAAGTATTGCCGAACATGAACAATAAGATCATTACCGATCAGGATGGCAATAATGTGTTGCCCTTATTACAGATGCAGTTGTCGAAAAAAACATCCGGCCAATAA
- a CDS encoding TenA family protein gives MMHPKGTFTSNLWQSIDGIYQQITHSIFFVQLANGKLSKTAFAHYLSQDILYLHKDYEALEILSDKAPDTTSATLLQTLADDAIGNEKILHDEYLGFYNVPEAKELSPAFKAYCDFLLYQVHHSSFETAAAALLPCFWIYSCSGQLLLEKQTPDNPYQKFILTYAEGTYTILTEQFIEMVEDIGKGVSLPEQKMMTDAFIQSAQFELSIFEESGTG, from the coding sequence ATGATGCATCCTAAAGGAACATTTACCTCAAACCTGTGGCAGAGCATCGATGGAATATACCAACAGATCACCCATAGCATATTCTTTGTTCAACTGGCCAACGGAAAATTAAGCAAAACAGCTTTTGCCCACTACTTATCCCAGGATATACTATATCTGCATAAAGACTATGAAGCATTGGAAATCCTGTCCGATAAAGCTCCGGATACTACATCCGCCACACTTCTACAGACCCTGGCAGATGATGCCATCGGAAACGAAAAAATCCTGCATGATGAATACCTGGGTTTTTATAATGTCCCGGAAGCAAAAGAATTATCGCCAGCATTCAAAGCTTATTGTGATTTTCTTTTGTACCAAGTTCATCATTCTTCCTTTGAAACGGCTGCTGCGGCTCTGCTTCCCTGTTTCTGGATATACTCCTGTTCCGGACAACTGTTATTGGAAAAGCAGACTCCTGACAACCCATACCAAAAATTTATCCTTACTTACGCAGAAGGAACATATACCATACTTACCGAACAATTTATTGAAATGGTTGAAGATATCGGAAAGGGAGTGTCTCTCCCTGAACAAAAAATGATGACTGATGCCTTTATTCAATCCGCTCAATTTGAATTATCCATTTTTGAAGAATCAGGAACAGGTTAA
- the thiD gene encoding bifunctional hydroxymethylpyrimidine kinase/phosphomethylpyrimidine kinase: MHYKRVLTIAGSDPSGGAGIQADLKTMSACGCFGTSAITAVVDENTLGVTDVHPVPVSFVRGQIKSVLDDIGADAIKIGMLHSSELIRTVNDTLKSYPIRNIVLDPVMVATSGDKLLQDEAIDTLKNEMMPNMRVITPNIPEAEILLGNKINGQDDFISAAKELSLNGKVSVLLKAGHSTDEELIDVFYNAEEDKIIELRSKRIHTNNTHGTGCTFSSAVASFIAHGLPLNDAIRHAKDYINQAIIHGTLYEIGKGHGPVHHFYHFWK, from the coding sequence ATGCATTATAAGCGCGTTCTAACCATTGCCGGAAGTGACCCGAGCGGTGGAGCCGGAATCCAGGCTGACCTGAAAACCATGTCGGCATGTGGTTGTTTCGGTACTTCAGCAATAACTGCTGTAGTAGATGAAAACACACTAGGCGTTACTGATGTTCATCCGGTACCTGTATCATTCGTCCGTGGACAAATAAAGTCTGTATTGGATGATATCGGTGCAGACGCGATAAAAATAGGAATGCTGCATTCCTCAGAACTCATCAGGACTGTAAACGATACCTTAAAGAGTTATCCAATCCGTAACATTGTATTAGATCCTGTGATGGTTGCGACTTCAGGAGACAAATTATTACAGGATGAGGCCATCGACACACTAAAAAATGAAATGATGCCGAATATGCGGGTCATTACCCCTAATATTCCTGAAGCAGAAATTCTTTTAGGGAATAAAATAAATGGACAGGATGACTTCATAAGTGCCGCTAAAGAACTGTCTTTGAACGGAAAAGTGTCCGTATTGCTGAAAGCCGGACATTCAACCGATGAAGAGTTAATAGATGTCTTCTACAATGCAGAAGAAGACAAAATAATAGAACTTCGCTCCAAGCGGATTCATACAAATAATACACATGGCACAGGATGTACATTTTCTTCTGCAGTGGCATCATTTATTGCGCACGGTCTTCCGTTAAACGATGCGATCAGGCATGCCAAAGATTACATCAACCAGGCCATCATTCATGGCACCCTGTATGAGATTGGAAAAGGTCATGGTCCGGTTCACCATTTCTATCATTTTTGGAAATAA
- the hflC gene encoding protease modulator HflC gives MKKSLLIKLVVLFVALILVIQSTFIVNETEQVVITQFGKPVGEAITTPGLKFKVPFIQATNFFEKRFLEWRGDPNQIPTKDKKYIFVDTYARWQITDPLKFYIRLKNERGAQSRIDDILDGETRDFIANYNLEELVRSSNRTPIPSGVVGELIGDSLINIEVGREKIQRMIRESANKQAEDLGVVILDLRVKRLNYVPEVREQVYQRMQSERFRIAEMFRSEGQGEAAKINGEKERDLQVIRSEAFRQAEEIMGKADAQAASIYAGAYDKTPASRELYAFMKSMETFEKSLNDDTQIILSTKSELFKYLKGVK, from the coding sequence ATGAAAAAATCCCTTCTCATAAAATTAGTTGTTCTGTTTGTTGCATTGATATTGGTCATCCAGAGCACATTTATAGTCAATGAAACAGAACAGGTAGTGATCACCCAGTTTGGAAAACCTGTCGGTGAGGCTATCACTACCCCAGGACTAAAATTCAAGGTGCCGTTTATCCAGGCCACTAATTTCTTTGAAAAACGTTTTTTGGAATGGCGGGGCGATCCTAACCAGATCCCGACCAAAGATAAAAAATACATTTTTGTGGATACCTATGCCCGTTGGCAAATTACCGATCCCTTGAAATTTTATATCCGGTTGAAAAACGAACGTGGGGCACAATCCCGGATTGATGATATTTTAGATGGAGAGACACGTGATTTTATCGCTAACTATAATCTGGAAGAATTGGTGCGCAGCAGTAACCGGACACCGATTCCTTCAGGTGTGGTGGGCGAACTTATCGGAGATTCACTCATTAATATAGAGGTCGGCCGGGAAAAGATCCAGCGTATGATCCGTGAATCAGCCAATAAGCAGGCTGAAGATTTAGGTGTAGTGATCCTTGACCTTCGTGTGAAACGCCTTAATTATGTTCCTGAAGTACGTGAGCAAGTGTACCAGCGGATGCAAAGTGAGCGTTTCCGGATTGCTGAAATGTTTCGTTCGGAAGGACAAGGTGAAGCCGCAAAGATCAACGGAGAAAAAGAACGCGACTTACAGGTTATCCGCTCGGAGGCATTCCGGCAGGCCGAAGAGATCATGGGTAAAGCTGATGCTCAGGCTGCTTCCATTTATGCCGGCGCTTATGATAAAACACCCGCTTCAAGGGAATTGTACGCTTTTATGAAATCGATGGAAACATTTGAGAAAAGCCTGAATGATGATACCCAGATCATTTTGTCGACTAAGAGCGAATTGTTTAAATATCTGAAGGGTGTCAAATGA